The Meriones unguiculatus strain TT.TT164.6M chromosome 3, Bangor_MerUng_6.1, whole genome shotgun sequence genomic sequence CTTCAGCGTGCACCCTGAAGAGAGGCTGCCTCCTGTTTGAGGAGGCGGGTTGGGCAGGCAAAGGTCAGCACTGCTCAGCCAAAGAAAATGCAGGCCCAGAAGCAGAGGGCACACACCTTTGGGCTCCCAGATCAAAGTCCCAGACCAAAAGGGGAGAGAGGGCAATGTCATTtattccccttcttccctccctcccagcccaCAGCTTCAGGCAGACTCTGGATGAGGAAAGGGATCAGTACACACAAGGCACACAAGCAATCCAATTCATTACCCTCCCAGATGCCCAGCAGCCGGTCAGTCAAGGTGCATTTGGCTGTGACCAGACAGGTCATCAGATCCTGTAGCTGGGGCTAGAGTAGAGCCATGCATGTGCCCGAACCTGGTCGGTGGATGCACGGTAAGCCACCGGCTGCTTAGCTAGGACTGCCAAGACTCCACTATCCTCGAGGTGGCTTCATTAAGGAAAGCTAAAGCTCCCACTGAAACAGTGTAAGAGGCAGACAAGCCGTAGCCCTGATCCCAGCCTGCCCCCACCTCTGGGCCCCATTTATGAAATGCTGCCGAGCCAGAGATGGTGCAACGTGGGCTCACCTGACGAAGTACATGAGTCCATTCAGAGTCACAGTCTTGGGTGCAAAGGACCATGGTGGGAGCTGGCCACAGTCCACCAGTGACCACAGGTCCGTGTCGGGGTCATAGCACTGTATCACCATGGTCTCCTTGCCTGCCAGGGAGCCAATGGCGTAGAGCCGGCCACGGCAGGCAGTAGTAGAACAGTTGTCCATGGGGTAGGTCATAGGCCGCAGGGCCTCCCAGGAATCGCTGGCATGGTCATAGCGCTCTGTGCTGTCAGCTGCCACCACATACAGTAGCCCGTCCAGTACAGATGAGCTGTGGTACTCTCGGGCCTTGAGCATAGGTGCCACCTCCGTCCACTCGTTCACACTTGAGTTGTATCTCCACACGCAGTCATAGAGCCGGGAGCCATCAGACCCACCTGCCAGGACACACAAAGGGCAGATGGTCAACCCACGTGTGGTGAGTCACCCACCTGTGCCTTCCTCGACTTCCGGGTTGGCCTCTCCCTGCAGAGGAATTAGCCTCACCCTGTCACCCAAAATACATCTGTCATCTTCTGAGGGCCTCGCCAAGCTGTCACTGAGGCAGTGCACAGGCCCACTAATTGCTGTTAAACCAAGGACAAAAGACACTGTTCTCCGAAGTGCTACACTACAGCTGCAGCTAGGCCGGCAGAGCGCTTACCACAGCTCGCATCCAGCCCGGGCTTCCTCTCCCAACCGCAGcagatctgtaatcccagcactcaagttcTCAGGAGGTCTAGTTACCCTGGCCTACATGACACTCCATCCCAAGAAACAACATTCAGGCAGAGAGCACTGACTACCccttcagaggacctggcttcaactcccagcacccatgtggcagctcacaaccatccatgacTATCCATGagtcctaggggatctgatggtgtcttctggcttctgtgggcacctagGTGTGAACCAGGTTTGCAGactacatgctggcaaaacacccataaacatatAATCCCACCCAACAGcaccatactctttttttttttttttttttttaaatcaagacagggtttctctgtagccttagctgtcctggaatcagctctgtagcccaggctggccccagccTCACAGTgactgcctgcctttgcctccctgagtgctgggattaaaggcgggcaCCACGGTGACACTTCTCAGTTAACTCAGAACACCCACGCTTGGCTCCGGGCACCTCTTCTAGACACCAAACATGGGACTTGGCCACCAAACCAAAGCTGCGCCAGGCCAAGGATGCTCCAGCGCCCTACATCTTTGGGGCTGTTTTGACTTCACTGGAGGATACAGGAGCATGGTCCACTTCAAACTCTTATCAAGGTATATACAAGTATGACGGCCAGTGACTTCTGTATGTGTCAACAAAAGTTTAAAATACAAGgccactcaggaggcacaggcaaggatagctttgtgagttcaaggtcagcttggtctatagagccagttccaggacagccaacgctacaaagagaaaccaaaccctgtcttgaaccacctccccacgccccccccccccccaaaaaaaaagagtataaagTATGTCTAAGACTACAAAACTCTCCTGCTCTCAGGAGACTCCAGTAATCCTGGGAGTTGTCCTGGCTGGCGCCCTGAACAGAGACATTCTGTCTGTGTCTCAGCTTTTGAGGGAGGAGCATCTGAGGCCTCTTTGGTCTTTTCCAGGGACGCTGAAGCAGCTGAGGTGGCTTCCTGACCCTCAGGAAAATCCCCTACCAGCAGCTGAATGGAAGGACTGAGCCACCTGCCTAACCCTGATTAGCTGTTCAGCTGTGACATTTACCCAAGGCGAGCCTGGCAGTTCTGGGAAGGCATTCTCTGCTCAAAATCACCAGCCAGACTTCAGAGGAGATGGGGGCAGGGCGGCCAACCACACGGGGTCAGGCTCAGGGTGTTAAAGAGGGCTATGTTCTGGAAGGGTCCAGCAGGACGGATTCAGGGTGGCAGGTCAGGACCGCTGAGGCCAGAGCTGACCCTGACCCTCTgttcagagacccacagacacGCCACAACAAGATGACAGTGACACCCCTGACAATCCAGTCTCATGCCTGCCAGCCTGATAACAGGGCCACAGGCCTCAGTGGTCTTTCCTTATATAGCACTTCCAGAGGCCATCCCTGTCGGTCTGAAGTGGGATAGCCTCCGGTTTGATCAGGGATTCATCCTTAGTGAAAAACGTGGGAGAAGCCCAGCACTGGGGCAGTCTGGGGACCGCCTACCATGACTCGGCAGTGTTTTGGGTTTTCAGCCAAGTAACTGGAAGAAAATCTCTCAACATGTGACCATGTTTACAGCCGTAGACTAGCACAGCCTAAGCACCACGTGATGCACAGTGCCCCGCTTAGGTGTGGGCTCTGAGAAACCTTGTCACTGGTGACAAAGCCAGTGAGTCAGGAAGCCCCTGTGGCTTAGCAGGGCGGGAGAAACGTCCCTGctttggggagggagagatgcCTCACCAGGCGCCAGGCTGCATCCTGTCCCCGCATTCCTCGGGGATTAAAAGAAAGCACCCATTGTGCCAGGTCAATGCCCGGTCTTTTCCAAACCAAAAAGGGGGAGGCACCTCCGGGGCAAGGAGTTGGCTAAGCAAGGCAGGCTGTGTACCACAGAGGGCACAGAGATCCACAAAGCAGCTatgtctctgctctctcttcgAGCTTGAAAGCAAATAGGGAAACTAACGAAGTCGCCCTGCCAAGAGCTCGGTCGGGCCCTAGAATTCCAGGTCCTGAGTGTATCTCCTGGAAAGGCCCCAGCACACTCACCCGTCACGTAGATGTCGTTGCCCAGCGCCACGatactgtagccccctcctaaGTGGTCGGGGAACTCGGCCAAGTAGCGCCACTGGCCCGTCTGCGGATTGTAGCAGTCGACGGTCACCAGCTCGTCGCAGTCCTGGTCGCAGCCTCCCACCAGCACCAGGATCTCCGCCAGGCCGGTGGATGGGCGCGGACGCATGCGGGGACAGGGCCCGCGGTCGTGCCGGTCGTAGCGCGCCGCCTGGAAGTCGCGGGCCTCGCGCAGCAGACGCAGGCAAGGCGGGCAGCGCGCCACCAGCGGCTCGGCCTCTACGTGTGCCAGCAGGTAGAAGCGGCGCACGAAGGGCAGGCGCACAGCCTCCAGCAGCTGCGGCCAGTGCGCCGCCCGGCGCGGCGGGTCCGCGCGCACCCAGCGCAGCGCCAGCTGGTAGGCCGCCTCCTCTTTGGGCACGCACAGCCCGTCGTCGCGCAGGTAGCGCAGCAGGCGCGCCAGCGGCAGCCTCTCCAGCTGCTCGGCGCCCAGTTCGCCCACGTGGCGCAGGATGAAGCGCTGCGCCGCGCTCGCTAGCCCAGAGCAGCTGAAGGCCTCGGCGAAGTCCTGCATGTCCAGGCAGTTGGCCAGGTCGAGCTGCTGCTGCAGGAAGGCGCCGCACGCCTCCTTCACGGCGGGGAACTGCAGCAGGTCGGCGGCGCGCAGCAGCGGCTCGGCGTTGTCGCCACTCACGGCCACTCGGCCGGTGTAGCTGAAGTCCAGGAGCAGCTGCAGCATGTCGGGCGGCACCCCGTGCAGGCGCACGCGCTCGGCGCGGCTCTCGCGCAGCTGGCCCGCGAACATGGCGCGGAAGTAGGGGCTAGCGGCCGCCAGCACAGCGCGGTGCGCGGGGAAGTCGCGGCCGCCCGCCGCCTCCAGGGTCACGTCCAGGAACTTGCGCTCAGCGCGCAGCTGGCTCAAGCCGCGCAGCAGGCTCAGGGCGTGCGCGGGATCGGAGAAGGGCAGCACGGCCAAGGGCGCCGGCCGCTCCATGACGCGGGGCTGCTGGGCACGGGGACGCCCCGGCGCGCGGGGCACCGCCTCTATAAATACGCAGGCCGGCTCAGGCCTCCGCGGGCGGGGCCTATGGGGGCGGGGCGGTGCTGGCCACGCCCACTTAACCCGTCCGTCTCCAGCGCTATAGGCTGAGTCACCACCGCCTACGCCGTTCCCTTGCCGCCCTTCCGGGGCTTCCAACCGCCTCCAGCTGACGCTCAGCTGGGAACGGCCGGGGAGGGCTAACACTCCAACACAGCGGTTTACCCAGCGAGGCTCCCGGAGGCGAGATCGGCGCCCAAAGCCGCAGTCACTCCTTTGGTCCCAGATTCCCTAGTGCGTTCCAGTAAACCTCAGGACATCTGAATGCGATGACCGTTTTAGTTTCACTGACTTCAGTGAAACTAAAGCACTCCACCCCATCAGCTTTCAAACAGTGGTATTTTCAAAATTCAGCACCAAAGCACGAACGAGTGTAAGGgttttcattgtcttttttttttttttaattcttggtgCGTTTAAGCGAAACCAGGCCAGATTCCAGGAACGCGCTCCACTGTGTTCATGCCTAAGTGTCACGCGCATTAGCAGACAAGTTTAGTCAGCCTGGAAGCTGTAGCTTTACTTTCCGAGTCAGGAAACTCGCAAGGGGTTGGGGCAGGTCGGCTGGGGCTCAGGCTTTCGGGTGGCCAAATGGCTGCAGCTGGAGGTCCGTCCGGGGAGCGCCTTAAAAAAGCTGGGGAGAGAGCCATTCAGCAGTCACAGTTGCTTGAGTGGTGATGCCATGGGGactgtttgtttgtctgtatgtacGCAAACACAACTCAGAAAAGGAGCCCCACTTGGAAGCCATATTTGGGTTTTGCTTTGCTTAGTTTCAGGCAAGTGTAGAGAGAAAAATATGGGTGTTTGATAGTTAACTGTCCCCCACCTCATTTTTTGAAAGCCTTCCAGCCTCAGACCCTGCCCACTGGACCGCAGGGGACGCCAAGGGCCCTCTGTCATTCCTGGCTGCTAGGTTGACACAGTCTTGGCAGGAGACATTTAGCTTTATTCCATTTCTAAAACATTTCAAGCGTTCTCTTCCACTCAAGGAACCTCACCGCCTTTTCCCTGAAAATGCATCTGGTCTAAATTTCAGGGTCAGCATGGGAAGCACAGGTTCTAAGGAAGAAAACATGCAGGTACCCAGGCAACTGCCTGTTGCCCATAGAAGGACTGTTCACACAGCTATTAAAGGCAGGGCAGCATTCCTGGGCCCAGGAGGCTGGCCAATAGCTTACACACAGCCCTTCTGACAGTCTGAGCAGCCAGGACGGGGATGCTGGTAGAGGAAAGTACTACAGTCCCTTGGAGTCGATTCCACCCAGCACGAAGCCCAAGGATTAAGCGCTATAACTTAGAACTGAGTGTGGATTTTGTTTCTGCTGGAGATGGAATTCAGGGCCTCAGGCACACAACAGAAGCTCTTTATCAATTCCCTGCTTTCTGCTCCCCACACTCCCAACATCAAAGTGTTTTTGTACACTGCGTCAGCCCCATAATGCACTCCTGAAGAATGGTTCTGTAGTTATTTACTGAGATGGGaaaacatgcatgtgtgcataacTACTTCTGTCAAGTCAGACTGCATGTGGAAGGACCCAATTACACAAATCACCTAGTGGGATTCTTCGGTGTTTTTCAGGCTTGATCCCAGGGCCTGGCTCTTGCTTCATGTATTATATAGCTTTATCAGCAGCCTTTAGATTTCGGTTTTATTTTGAACttttttggtggttttgtttctgtgtaggaTATGAGTGCAGGCACAGGAGTGCCACTGTGTTTGAATAGGTCAGAGGACAGTAGCCTCAAGTGTTGACCCTTGACttagcatgttttgttttgagactgcctggatcccaagagatccacctgcttctgcctcctgagtgctgggattaaaggtctgggGTAACCAAAACTGCTGGCCTCCTACCTTGCTTAGGACAGAGTCTGTTATTTTTTCACCATATAAACCAGAGTAGGTGGACTTTAAACTTGCAGGGATTcgcctgtctccatctctcagcaGGGAGGAGTGCTGGTATTAGAGAGGTTGGAGTGGATTCTGGGAATTTAAtgaggggtgggggggtggggaatgatgcttttttccttttcttttgaaaaaccctggttgagggtttctctgtatagctctggctgtcctagaactagctctgtagaccaggctgtccttgaactcatagagatccacctgtctctgcctcctgagctgggatttaaaggtttgtgccaccactcCCTTCAGGCttcagcctcccccccccccccattctagCATAACAATCACTttcacctcctgagccatctccccagctctgattTTAGGGATTCTGAGACGGGTAATTCAGGCTAGCCccgaactcactatgtagcccagtctggcttaGAACTGGTGATCTGCCTTAGCTTCCCATGAGCTGGGATTGTAGACATGTGCCCATCCTGTATTCTTTCTTCAAGATGCAGTATTTTTTTTACTGAAAGAAAATGcaggcaaataaaaacaagacctagaggagggatggagagggccacagctgggatacaaagtaagtacaCTGTAATAAATGTACCACACAAACATAAACAATacaaaaatgataataataattaagcTGGGCCAGGCTTTTAACCccaacacctgggaggcagaaaagggtagatctctgtgagttccaggtcaatcatggcaagttccagaacaggtagccctgtctcaaaacagttaATTACAGCCACCACTAATCTCTCTGCCTACTGGCTTAGCTCCAGACCAGTGGCCCACAGATTCCTCTTGGTTCTTGCCATCTTCGCTGGATAAGTGTAGCATTAGCCTCCATCAAAGAGGCTTCCctttacagcaaatggagactATCACAGAAAACAACAACTGGACACAATACAGAGTCCAGccccaatggatacatctacagcACAGCTCCTACATCTATATGACTCAGGGAACATCCTAGAAGAGGcagcagaaagattttaagagccagaataccaggaaaTCAGCTATCAAacagtctctcctagaaatggctaCATGAGACTGAAACAATGAAGATAATAATGTGGACATGGAAGGGAATAATCAATCTCATGGCCCCAGTCctagaaaaagaaatacaggcagaCGATGATGGCTTCGAGTTAGTCCTTCCCATGGATGGGTCCCCTACCTGGCTGTCCAGTACAAAGCGGTCAACccctgaaaccatatatacacaatCAAGAAAGAGACTCAGTAGGTTAGATGTGTATATTTttgcataaacatacacacacataatagtagtaacagaggaagaagagactATCAATTTGAGAGTTGTAGTAAGGGGACCTggtgggggctggagggaggaaagggaaagtgatgtaattatatacTCATTAACAatgcataaaaattaaaatggtaaGTTCTTTAAATTTTGCTATTAAATATGCACAATTATGTAAACTATATTGGACTTTTTGTTTACATTGAtcagatttgttcattttacatgggtgttttgccttcgtGCCTTTCTGTGCACTACATGCTCGCTGGGTGCTTGCCgtgtcagaagagagcatcagataccctgagCCAGTTACAAATGGTTGCCAGCCATCATGTGGGTGGTTCTGGGAGTCAAATCTGGCTTAGCAGTCGGTGTTTTCACCcgatgagccacctctccaggccctcaccctgagttctgaggccagcttgggctgtaCAGTGAGACAAACACAAAAatcttctcaattttcttttctgaaatgcaACGCTCGGAACTGGGCTCTAGGCCTTACTTACATTTAGCTAGAGGAGCACCCTACCTCTGAGCTGAGGGATGGTGAgaaggtaagagcacttgttgctctcgtggaggacccacatgatggttcacaactgtctgtaactccaatcccaggggaccttatgtcctcttctgacctccaagggcaccaggcacacacacggtgcagaatcagagagacagacacacacacaaatacacaccctcataaaaaaaataataaattaaacctttttaattaaaaaaaaatcaagcttatTATGATACCATCAACCCAACAGGCAGGCATTTGAGACCATCCAAAAGTCAGTGTAGGAATGTGGTGAGAATAGAAAGGCCCAGATTTAGACCTATCAGCTGTGTGTGGAATTTGCAATGGCCTACCAACCCAGGCAGCTAGctggttcctcctcctccttgggaGTCTCAAGGGCTCAACATGGGAATGTGAGACACTTATGCCATGCAGATGACAATGCCATCTGCATAGTGAGACTGAATCTGAGGGAAGTTTGGCTGCACTAAGGTGATCTAGACCCCTTGGGTTTCCCAGCACCCCTGGGGTACAGGCTCCTATCTGAGGAGGGAGATGTTAAACTGTCAGATAAGCAGGACTTTATACATGTTACACTTCATGAAAATTCTGCTTCACTTCatctaagagaaagaaaagggggctgGGATATATAGTTCAGTGGGTAGAATGGTTGCTTAGCACCACGGGCACTAGGTCCAACCCCCAAATTCTGGGGGGAAATTATAAAAATCTGTTcaagcttcttctttttctttttggagagagggttccactttgctggcctggaacttgctattgTAGAtcaggctacacacagagaactgtcttcctctgcctgccaaatgctgagactaaaggGATGTGTCACTGTATCTAGTCCAAGTAACTTGGCTGTGATctgtttaaataaaaacaaaacaaaaaaccaaaccaaccaacaaacaaggCCTGTGCGGTGGTGGCCCAGTTTAAGATGCTTGTTACCACACCTGATATCAGACCTGGGTTTAATCCTTGGAACACACattgtggaaagagagaaccagctcaAACAAGtcctcttctccccatccttACGCTGACATTCAAGCCCACCCACACTACAGAAgtacaaaaaattaaattaaaagactCCTTGCACGGGGTGCGGTGGCAAGGCCTGCAATTTCAACATTCGGGGAaggtggcggtgcacacctttaatgccagctttcttcttcttcttctttttgctgctcagtggttaagagcactggctgccccgTCAGGCCCCCAGCTTGATTAtgagcacccatgtggcagctcaggGTTTAACTTTTCTTACTCCAGCTTCAggtgatctgatgctctcttctggcctccagatgctccaagcacacatgtggtgcacagataaaTACAGACACATctgtaaatacacatacaaaaagaaagattaaaaatttcattttatgtgcttaTGCACATCGTTGTGAGTCccgggaggccagaagagaactagcagagcccctggagctggaattacaggtgctgTGAGCTACTTGATGTGGGTGCTTTGAACGGCACTCTGGCCCCGCAGGTGCGGCAACTGCCTAGCGCTGTCTTTGTGATCTACCAGTATGAGCCTGACATAAGATGTGACATTTCTCTCCGCCTGCCCACTGCTGCTGATACGGTCTGCTAAGCAATGATAAGATTATTCACTCACACGTGCTCCTGCTCTATCCCAGGTCCTACAAGCTGAAAACAGTGTGATTCTGAggactctacacacacacacacaacctcccCACAAGGAGGGCAGGAGGCTTCCTAAGAACATGCGTTAGCTGGAGCAATGAGATGGCATCAGATAACCACTCTGGGCAGAATAAGCCTCTGGTGAAACTTGCATCCACACTCCAACTGCACAGTGAAAATGAGCAGAGAGTATTCCTCAAATTTCCTCAAGTGAAGGTAGCAGAGCGAGCAAGATTTAGGTAGGTGAGGCTATATTTGGAAACTTGATTAAAATAACCACATTCTCAACTTACTTACTGGGAAACCATGGTATTCTTAGTATTTTTAACTTGTCACAACTTGGGCTAATGTTGggtttcttccctcctctttcatGAGCGATCACAACTGAGAGTCAGcattcagcacacacacacttttttttcccctagcagAAAACATAAAATGGTGACTCTCAGGATCTGGGGACCGTGACTAATGCTGCTCCTTACGGAGGGCTAGAAGTAGAGCAGCACACGTGAAAACCAGGCTTGGAAAAGAGTGGACTGTTTCGCAGGGAGAGTGAGCCTTTACCACAGCTGCAAACTACAAGGCAGTTTGGGTTAAAACACCCTAACTGATTTTACTCAGGGAGCAGCTGAGCACCATTGCGGTGCTTCCGGAGGACCAGGGTTAGGCTTCCAGAAACTATAGGattgacgccctcttctgacctccacgggcATTGCACATAGATGGTGCAGATGTCCAGGCAGgctaacaaaaaataataaaaaaccgaataaaaataaattttatctgGGTGTGGTGtctcatgcctttaaccccagcatgggggaagcagaggcaggtggatctctgtgagttcaaggccagcctggtctacacagtgagttcaggccagccagggctgttacacagagaaacccagtgcTGTTAAGTACACTTGAGTGCAAATGCCAAAGGAGCCAAGAGGCACTAGTGTCCTGTAGAGGTGGAGGCACTTGATAggggtgctaggaacagaactctcctttgcaagaacagtaggagcacttaaccacagagccatcgtttcagccccctccctcttatgTATCTCttgcgcatgtgtgcatgtgcgttcGTGTGTATATCCTGACTCAGGTCTTAAGAACAGAACTTGAGCCCTCATAACAGGAGTCCTTACTCTTGACCATGGTGCCATAGATAATGTGGCTTTGAAAAAACTCAGGCAGTTTTTTGGTATGAGCCTAGGACCTCACGCACACACACTAGGCAAGTGTCTTACCATGGGCCTGTATTTCCGGATAGGGAAAGCAGAGTTTTGAGACAAAATTTTGCTTTGTAattcaggctggtctggaaccaTGGAAATtctgcctgggcctgggccttctgagtgctagtaCTCAAGGGAGCTACCAGACCAGCTGAGAATCCTTATTTATCTATGTCCTCCCCCTGACCCCcaaaagacaaggtttctctgtataatcctggctgtcctgaaactctctcgaCGGACAGACTGGTTTCGAATTTAAGagacctgcctacctctgcctcctgagcgctgggattaaaggcatgtgccaccaccgccggGCTCTCTACTGATTTTTAAGCAGGGCTGAGGACAAATCAAGGGCTTTCTGAATGCTAGACCGCCACTGAAGAGACACAACTTCCTGTTTCTCTTTGGGAGGGGCCTGAAACTGCCTAGGCATCTATGTAGTCCACGAGGTCTCAGAGCTCTGCACACTGCTCAGGCTCAGCTTCCCTGATGCTGGAATAATGGCCGCAAGCAACCACGCCTGGACTCAACTTTAAAAACTTTtaggtttatgtgtgtgtgttttgcttgcatgtatatttgtgcctCATGTTCGTGCCTATGCTCATGGAGGTCAAAAGAGCACACAGGATCtaatggaactggagttatagacgattgtaagccaccatgtgggtgccaagaattgaacccaggtactcTGTACAAgtcacaagtgctcttaaccactggaccacctctccagctcctggttcccatttttaaaagattttattaccatttatttttactttattattctaTCATTTGTTCCTTACCGAGACAGTGCCTGCCTCTTCCCCCAactgctgggcttaaaggtgtgcgaCACCAAGCCCCAATGCTGGAGTGATGTTTTGTATACCTGTAAACTGTCTCTGTATtgttcagatgctgatttctgcacCAGCAGAGCACTGAGTACACACCTGACTTTGATATTGTTAAGGATCTCTTGCCTCAGTATTTTGTAAACACTGTTCTCATCACCTTCTGATTAAATAAAGGGCTGAAACAGCAATAAGAGGGAGGCAAGACTTCCAAGCCCAGAGAGAGGGTACCAGGTGAGGActagaaagggggggggggtcgcTACCGTACACGGATGAAAGGATGAAGAAGCAGGTGCCAGGCCAAGTGTAAAATGAACAGGTAAGAGGCCATGTGGTGGCCAGGCCAGTATTGCTGTATTAGTAAGAATCTGCTTTAGCAACAGTGCCTAAAGCTTTAACAATCTTTGTGTCATCATTCCATCTAATGGAGGTCTCAAAGAAACTCCAGTTATATCCCATTACTTATATTTCTACTTTAAAATATGTGCacatgggagggggaggggctagagagatggctcagaggttaagagcactggctgtgtcCAAagatcctgaattcaattcccagcagccacatggtggctcataaccatctataaggagatctggtgccctcttctggcctgcaggcacacatgatcATAGAAgactgtataaacaataaataaatcttaaaaatgtgcatatgtgtgtttctcAGTGTGAATTTGTGCATATTGAATGTACTGCTGTGGAGGCATCAGGTCCCGTAAAGCTGGAGTTATACTCAATGTGTGTtaactgatgtgggtgctgggaacagaggtGACAGTCccctggaaaaaaatgtttactctcacccactgagccaccccctGCAGCCTTTCAGCCAGTTCCTTGATGTGGGAATGATCTGACTTTTCATATCAGGTGTAGTCATTTACTTTTTGGGTTGTACCTTTGTCTTGAGATAGAGTCTTGGGTCATCCAGGCTGCCTTAAACTTACTATGCAACCAGGGTTGACTTTGTACTTATTCTCTTTCCTCGATCTCTCAagctctggagttacagatgcacaATCATAATTGTGCTAGAGTCATGCagtttcttttttagatttatgtGTAAGTGTTTTGCTAGCATTCTGTCTGTGCACGGTGTGTGCTTGGTGAccttgaggccagaagagggtgtttgcttcccagaaactggagttatggaggGCTGTGGGTTTTCGGTTGGGactctggtcttctgcaa encodes the following:
- the Klhl21 gene encoding kelch-like protein 21, with product MERPAPLAVLPFSDPAHALSLLRGLSQLRAERKFLDVTLEAAGGRDFPAHRAVLAAASPYFRAMFAGQLRESRAERVRLHGVPPDMLQLLLDFSYTGRVAVSGDNAEPLLRAADLLQFPAVKEACGAFLQQQLDLANCLDMQDFAEAFSCSGLASAAQRFILRHVGELGAEQLERLPLARLLRYLRDDGLCVPKEEAAYQLALRWVRADPPRRAAHWPQLLEAVRLPFVRRFYLLAHVEAEPLVARCPPCLRLLREARDFQAARYDRHDRGPCPRMRPRPSTGLAEILVLVGGCDQDCDELVTVDCYNPQTGQWRYLAEFPDHLGGGYSIVALGNDIYVTGGSDGSRLYDCVWRYNSSVNEWTEVAPMLKAREYHSSSVLDGLLYVVAADSTERYDHASDSWEALRPMTYPMDNCSTTACRGRLYAIGSLAGKETMVIQCYDPDTDLWSLVDCGQLPPWSFAPKTVTLNGLMYFVRDDSAEVDVYNPTENEWDKIPSMNQVHVGGSLAVLGGKLYVSGGYDNTFELSDVVEAYDPETRAWSVVGRLPEPTFWHGSVSIFRQFMPQTPAGGRGFELNSGSNDVDAGHHRLPQNPEELH